The following is a genomic window from Verrucomicrobiia bacterium.
GGCCCGATCTACCTGCAGGGCGATCACACCAAGGCGGAGTACCGGAACATCGTGCTGACGCCCATCCTCAAATAATCCCGGTCTCTTAAAAATTTGGACAACACAGCCGGTGGGTGGTGGTTACTCAATCACCACCCACCACTCGTTTTCGACATACTGCCAATGAATGGGCTGCTGGGCGTTCCAGGCGTTGCCCACGCGCATTTCCGGGATGATTACGGCATGTTGGCGGTCTTCGCGCAGCGTCAGCTCGCGCAGGCGAAAATCGCCAGGTTTTATTTTTAGCACGTCCGCAAACACTCCCAGCAGCGCCATGCGGCCGGCAATGTTCTTCATGCCCAGCCGCATCTTGCTTTCGGGGGAGGCAAATTGGGCGGCAGCCTCCCAATTCTTCTGGTGGAAAGTGGCGACAAGCGCCTCGAAACGGAGGCGCAACTGCTGCTTCAGTTCTTCGTCGCGCAGGGTGTTGAGCATCTGCACCAGATTGCCGCGGCCGGGGGTGTCGGGACGAGTCTGGCGCAGGGCCGTTTCCAACACCCGGCGGGCGCGCTCGGGCTGCTGCTGGCTGAGCCACTGCCGGGCCTCCTGCTCCGCCCGTTGCACCCGGCGGGCGTGGGATTGCAGGATCAGTCCGTTGATCAGCGCCAGCAGGATGAGAAGCCCCACGGCGCCGGCAAGCACCCACGGCCATCTTTTGCGCGGGCGGGCCGGAGTGGGCATCAGGTTCTCCTCCGTGGGGGCCGGGGAAGCCACCGAGGGGGCTTCAGCGGGGGTCTCGGTGGCGCTCTGGCATTCCGCAGCGGCCACCAGGACCCGGTAAATTTCAATCTGGCGCTGGATGTTTTTCAACTGTTGCGGCCCCAGGGATACCGCCTGGATTTCCATTTTGTTGTGCACCTGGTGATAGACATCCTGGCTGATGCAGATGCCGCCCGGCTCAGCCAGCGGTTCGATGCGGGAGGCCACATTGACGCCGTCGCCCAGAATGTCGCCGCCGGTGACCAGCACATCCCCCAGATGCACCCCGATGCGCACCTGAAATTGCTCCTCTGGCGGCGCCTGCGCATTGTGCTCGGCCAGGGCGCGCTGCACGGCCAGGGCGCATTGCACCGCCGCCACCGCGCTGTAAAATTCGGCCAGGATGCCGTCGCCCAGTCGCTTGATCAGCCGTCCCTCGTGCTGTTGCAGATGCCGGATAAAAACCTCGTCGAAGCAGGCCAGGATGCGCATGGCGCGCTGCTCGTTTTCGCCCATGATGCGGGAGTAACCGCAAACATCGGCAAACATGATGGCCGCCAGGCGGCGTTGAGGCGCTTGCGCGTTCATGATCAGGAGGAGGGCGTCGGCGCAGGCTTCACTTCCACCCACCGCCGGCTCAAGGTGGGACGGGCGCGTTTGGCTCCATCCTCGCGGGCGGCGGCCTGCAGAGTGAAGGGACCGGCGACCGCCGGGATGGCCAGCGGCACTTGATACACGCTGCGGCCCAACGCCTCGAGGGTGAAAGGCTGCTCGGCGCCGGCCACTTCTTTGCCCTGCCTGGTTTGCAAGGCCAGGTGCAGTGTGCCCTTGATGGGCCGCGGTTCATCATTGATCAGGTACACGGTGAATTCCCGCTTTTCCCCTGCGGTTAGTTCTGGCTGGAAAAAGTTGAGGTACACGCCGAGCGGCTTGAAGGCTTCGCCCACATAATCCGCAAAGGCGGGGTCCAGTTTCAGTTGGCGCACATCCGCAAAGTGATCCGAAGTGTACACGCCCGGATAGCTGCAGGTGAGAAAAACAAAATGAATGATGCCGGCGTAATGCCGGTGGGCGCGCCAGTATTCGGTTTTGCCGGCAAGCAGGTAGGCCCACCAGTCAAGCCGCTGCCGGCCGGTGACGTTGGTGCCCAGGAGCTGGGCGTACACGTTTTCCGTCAACAGCGTGGGGGAGCCGTCGCGATTCAACCACAGCCAGCCGTACTCGTTGATGAGCGGCGGATTGGTGTCGGACGGCAGCGCCCCCTTGCGCGGCGTGCCATCGCGGGTTTCCAGGTCACTCATTTTGAAGGTCAGCTTCCCGCGAAAGCCGCTGAACATGAGATAGGGATGATCTTCCACCGGATCGTTGGGGTCCACCGGCGGATTATAACTGTTTTCCCAGGGACGGCGGGACAAGTCGAGCGGGCGCACGGCCGGGATGACGCGAGTATGGAAGATGTCGTCCTTGGTCTCGTTGTTGGCGTCCCACACCACCACGCTGGGGTGATTCCAATGATCCCGCATCCAGTCGCGATATTGGCGGATCATTTCCTCCGGGTCATGTTTGCGGGAATAGCCTTGATACCAGCCGGGGCCGCCCGTCCACACAAAGAACTCATTCTGGATGAGCAATCCCGCCTCGTCGCAGATTTCAAACCAGCGTTCCGGCACGGGGCCGATGCAGAAACGAAAATAATTCCAGTGCATTTGTTTGGGCAGCTCGCCCAGCAGGCGGCGCACCCAGCCCTCGCGCCAGGGCAGATCCCCGCACAACGGATCCTCAAAAAAACGGTGCAGGGTGATGTTGGAGCCGCGCAGAAAATAGACCTTGCCGTTCAAATAAGCCCGGCGCGTGGCGGCGTCGAACCGAAACTCCCTCATCCCAAAACGGGTGCGGAGGCTGTCCCCGCCCGTGCGCGTCTCCAGGACGTAGAGAAAGGGGTCCTCAGGGGACCAGAGGCGGGCGTTGGGGATAGGAATGGTTTGCGTGAAATCACGCGTTTCGCCCCCCAGCAGCGTGACGGTTTGCTCCGGGGTGCTGGTCACGCGGCGGCCGCCCTGCCATGTGCTCACAGAGTGTTGCAAGGTGGAGACCACGGGGGCACGGCTTGGGTTGCGCAGGCGGGTCTGCACCACAATGGCCTGTTCTGCAAGCCGCGGGGCCACTTGCACATGCTCGATGGCGGGCAGATCGGCAAAGATCAGCGAAACCTGGTCATAAATGCCCGGGGTCCATTTCTTTTTCTCGAAATCGGAGCCGGTGGGATAGGTGTCCGGCAGGACGGCAGGATGCGCCCCGATGCGGATCACCAGGGTGTTTTCCGCGCCCCAGCGGATGGCCGGCAGGAGGTCGTGATAGCTGGCGGTGAAGCAGCCGGCGTATTCCCCCACCTTCTGGCCATTCAACCAGACGGCGGTGCCGAACTGGGCCTTGTTGATTTTGAGCTGGGCCACCGCCCGCGGGGTGGCGGGGGCGCGAAAGGTGCGCCGGTACCAGAAATAATTGCGATCCTGCTCCACCTTGCCCGCCCAATAATTGGTCAGCCATTCGGCGGGGGCGGTGCCGGCACGAATCCGGTTGGCCAGGTTTTCACGGCTGATGAATTGATCCACTTGCGGAAAGGCCGGCCGCGCCAGATTCACCAGGCCGGGCACAGGCACACGATGGCCATAAGTCATGGGCATTTCCTCGGCCCCGCGGCTTTCCTCGATTTGCCAGAGGCCATCGAGGGAGATGATTTGGCGCTCGGCGGCGGGGCAGGGGAGGGTGAGCACTCCCGCCCCCAGGCCGAGGAGCATCAGGTAGGTTGAGGTGGCCATGGCCGGGATTTTCATCGTAACCAACAGATTGGAGATCATGGGTTATTAGATGGCTCCACCTTACCCTCCTCCTGCCGCGGGGGCAAGCCGCTTGCGGCGAGGTTTTTTGGGGCTATTTTGGGGACATGATGAAAAACAGCTTTGTATCACGCCGCAAGGCCCTCAAACAGACCCTGCAAATCAGCGCAGTCACTCTGGCGGCCACCCAGGCGCCTTCCCTGCTGGCGCAAGCAGCGCCGGGCGGGCCGTACCCCCTGCCGCCGCTGCCGTATCCAGCGGATGCGCTGGAACCCTACATTGATGCGCAGACGATGACCATCCATCACAGCCGCCATCATCAGGCCTATGTCAACAACGCCAACAAGGCTCTGGCGGACTATCCCCAGCTCGCCGCCAAGCCCGTGGATGAATTGATCAAAGATTTGGCGGCCGTGCCGGAGGCCATCCGGCGCACCGTGCAAAACAATGCCGGGGGCCACAGCAATCACAGCCTCTTTTGGTTGTCTTTGAAAAAGGACGGCGGCCAGCCCAAGGGCGAGCTGGCCAAAGCCCTGGATGCCCGGTTTGGCAGTTTTGATAAGTTCAAGGAGGCTTTAACCACGGCGGCCATGACCTTGTTTGGCAGCGGCTGGGCTTGGCTCTCGCTGGACGGCAAGGAGCTGCGCATTGAGCAAACCCCCAATCAGGACAGCCCGCTCATGCAGGGCCGTTATCCGTTGCTGGGCATTGACGTGTGGGAGCACGCCTATTACCTGAAATACCAAAATCGGCGCGCTGATTACGTCAGCGCCTTCTTTAACGTGATCAACTGGGACTTTGTCGCGGAGCGGTACCTCAAGGCTTTGCGGGGTTGAGCGGCAGGCGGCGCGCCCGGGTGGCTGGGCAACTTGTCATACCCACGGGGCCTTGGGCGCGCCGTAAGGCGCCCATCATCTGCAGCGGTCACTATTTGCCCACCACATACCCCAGAGCTTTGACGATTTGACCGTTGGGCAGGCGGAAGGGATTCTCCCCAAAATTGACCGTGACAGTGGTGCCATCGGCGAAGCGCGTTTGTTGAACGGTGCGCTCCGGCGTAAGGAAGCGGTGATCGGTCATCTCCAGATAACCCACGCGGCGGACAGTGGGGCAGATGGTCTGGTAGCTCTGCACAAAACGCGCCTTGTTTTCCTCCCATAACTTGCGGTTGAACATGAACATGGGCGGCGTGCCGTAAAGCAGGTTGAACAAATCGCGTTTGTCCCACAGCGCCGGCAGTTTGTTGTTGTAGTCGCCCCAGTACCACTGCGCCACCACGCAATCGTGGTACACCAGCTCCCAGAGCGGCAGACGGTATTGATGGCCCACCTGGAATTTGGCCACCCGCTCCGGAACATTGGTCCAGATCTGACTCATGCGGCGGCCGGCGTCCGGCACACGATAGGGGCCGAGGCTCAGCATCCCTTCAAAGTAATGCAGAAACGGAACGGAGGCGTCATGGCCGGTTTCGCAACCGGTGACCAGTTTGCACTCCTCGGAGACGTAGCGCAGCAGCTCCATTTTGAACTGGCGGCTTTCGGTGCGCGTCATCGGATGAGCGGGGCTGTAGCACTCATGCCAGGGGGCGGCGGTGGTGGTGTCTATGAAACGGCAGCGGTAGGGATGGGTGGCCAGTTCAGGAGGGATGCGCTCGCGGGCGTAGGCCAGCGCCTGGCGATCACAGATCACGCCGCAATAAATCATGGAGCCGTCTTTCGCCTCAACACCCCAGCCCCGGATGTACTCGCCATTGGCGCCTACGATGATGTCCTTGGGCCAGGCCGGCGTGACCCAGTCGGAATGCACCCCTCGTAAACGCGGAAAATACTCGGGATTCATCACATCCTGATAAATGTCGTAGCGGCTGGTCAGCACGCCCGGCAGCGCGTTCAACGCGCGCAGATTTTCCGGCGTCTGCCGGTTGCTCCACAGAATGCGCTCGATGCCGGCGGCCTGCATTTCCTGGACGAGGCTCACGGCGTCACGTTCCCAACACCAGACATTCACGGCGCCAATGAGCAGATCCACGTGGGGATTTTCCCGCCGCTTCTCCGCCAGTGTCTTGAACAGGCCGATTTTCTGTGCATAAGCCCGATAACGCTTGGCGATGGCCACATGGCCCCCCTGGTCAAAAAACACGTAACGCAGCTTGCGCGGGTAGCCAAACTGGCGTTTCTGGGGGTCCCATTCCGGCGCAATGACCAGCTTCTGTTGCGCGCGCTGGAGTTTAATGGCGGCATCATCCGGTGTCTCAATGATGGCCATGTGGCCGCGGGCGCCATCGGTCACGCCCCAAAAGGCCATGCAGATGCCATGCCCGCCGTAGGCGATGAGGCGGAACAGCTCGATGGAGGCATCTTCCACTGGATAGGAGATGCCCTCGTTCATCGGTACCACCAGGTATTGGCCGGCCTCGGACAGGAAGGGATGCGGATACCGCAGGGCGCTGGTTAACGCCCCCGTGGCGGACAAGGAAAGGCTTAATTCCGGGGCCTCGCCCTCCAGCCGCAACGTGGCCGTGAGATCCAGCGCCAGCGCCACATTAAACAGCTCCACCTCCAGCGTCTGCCCGCGGCGCACCACCTGTTTCACCAGCAAATCCGGTGTGGCTGGGCTTTGCCGCCAAATCTGGCCGGTGCGGCGGTCTTCGACGTGGAAAGTGGCATCGGCGGTGTTGAGTTGCACAGTCAATCGCCGGTTTTGAATCTGGAAGGAGGCCGGCAGATTGGCGGGGCGCATGGCCAGGACATTGGTGCGGTATTCCAGGACAAAATCGTCCACCCAGAGCCTGGCCGGACCGTAGCCGATGAGGCGGGGTTGAAGCTGGGTGACGCCTGGCGGCACGACCAGCCGCGAGCGGACCAATTGCCAGGCGCTGCCGCGCCGGGCGGGTGCGTTGGCGAAGGACCAGTCCACCACCTGCCCTTGAGCGTCCCAGGTGGAGACACAGAGGCTGGCATTGCCTTCCTCGGGCAGTTTCAGCCAGGCGGTGTACTCGTACACCTCGCCCGGCTGCACTTGGAGGCGGACCTGCGGCTCCAGGCACCAGTCTTGTTCTCCGGTATGCTCCAGCCGCAGCGCGGCCTGGCCGGCATGTGGGCTGGCGGGGTCCAGCGCGGCTTTGAGCGCGCCTGGCTCGCGGCTCCATGTGCGCCAGCCGCCGAGGCTGGCCTCGAAGCCGGCGTTGGTGATGATGGGGGCACTTTGGGCGCTGAACAGCAGACCGCCCAGAATGGGGAGGACGGCGAGGATTTTCATGGGCTTCACAGCCTGAATAAAATCACATGGCCCTGTAAGAAGGCAAAAGAAATGCGTGGCCACATGAGGAGGCTGGGCCTGCGAGCGACGGTCAAAGCACCCTGTATAATTCCAGTTCTTACCGCCGGGATCCAACTGGTCCGGCTGATGTTTTCCCAACCCCGCCCGGGCGGGGTTGTTTCTCGCTGGCCAGTTTTGGGCTGGATGGGCTACGTTGTCCGGGTGATGTGGAAACAGATCACTCTGGTGGGCGTGGGGTTGTTGAACGGCTCGATCGGCCTGGCGGCGCGCCGGCTGGGGCTGGCGCAGCGCCTTGTGGGGCTGGTCCGCCGTGAAGCCAGTGTGGCCGAATGTTGCCGCCTGGGGGTGGTGGATGAGGCCACGCTGGATGACGCCACAGCGGTGCGGGGAGCGGATTTGATCATCCTGGGCACGCCGGTGCTCCAGATGCGTGAGCTGGCCCGCCGCGTGGCGCCGCACGTGCGGCGGGGGGCCATCATAACGGATGTGGGCAGCGTCAAAGGCCGGCTGGTAAGTGATCTGGAGGAGGTTTTTCGCGCGCGCCGCGCTCATTTCATTGGCAGTCATCCCATGGCCGGTGGCGAACAAATGGGGCCGGCGGCCGCCCGGGCCGATCTGTTTCAAGGCGCCAAATGTGTGATCACGCCCACGGCTCGTTCTTCCCGCAGCGCCCTGGCGCGGGTACGCAAGTTTTGGGAGGCCCTGGGCTGCCAGGTGTTGACGATGCCGCCCGATACGCATGATCAATTGGTGGCGCGCGCCAGCCATTTGCCGCATGTCACCGCCGCCGCCCTGGCCCGGCTGGTGTTGGCGCCGGAGGCCCCGCCCCAGCAGGCGGCCCTGTGTGCCACCGGCTTCCGTGACACCACCCGGGTGGCCAGCGGCTCGCCGGAAATGTGGCGCGATATTGCGCTGGAAAATCATGCGGCGCTGGGCCGGGCTGTGGAGGAATTGATGCGCGAATTGCGGCGGTTTCACCGGCTGATGCAGCGCCAGGATGCCCAGGGGTTGCAGCGGTTTTTCATGCAGGCCAAACAGCGGCGGGATCAGTGGCTGGCGGCCATCTCCGTTTCCCCTTCGCCCGAATAACGTCCCTTGATGCCACCATGCCTTTGCCTGATTTAGTGGAAATCACCCCGTTGGCTGCCCTGCCGCGCGCCGAAATCACCGTGCCCGGCTCCAAAAGTCTGACCAACCGCGCGCTGGTGCTCGCGGCACTGGGGGAGGGCCGCACCCAACTAACGGGGGCGTTGTGGAGCGAGGATACCCAGGTCATGGTGGAGGCCCTCCGGCGCCTGGGTTGGGCGGTGGCGGTGGAGCCGGACCCCAACGAACCCGGCAACCGCCGCCTCACGATCGAGGGGCAAAGCGGGCACGTCCCCAAGGGGGGCACGCATGATCAGCCACTGGAGCTGTTTGTGGGCAACGCCGGCACGGCGGCGCGATTTTTGGCCGCCCTGGTTTGCCTGGGCAGCGGTTGGTACCGGCTGGCCGGGGTGCCGCGCATGCATGAACGGCCGCAGGCGGAGCTGTTTGCCGCGCTGCGCCAACTGGGCTATCGCATCGAGTCCCCCAATGACCGGCTGCCAGCCTTGATTCAGGGCGGCGGGCCGCGCGCCGGCCGGTGTGCCGTGAGCATTCAGGAAAGCTCCCAATTCGCCTCGGCCCTTTTGCTTTGCGCCGGGCGCGGCGGCTGGCAGGTCACTGTGGCGGGCGCCAATGCCGACGAAGCCCCCTATGTGGAAATGACCCGCGCCCTGTGCCGGGTGTTTCCCCGGCAGGGCGGTGAATTCGTCATTGAGCCGGATGCCTCCAGCGGCAGTTATTTTTACGCGGTCAATGCGCTGTGGGGGGCCGGCGGCCCGGATTGGCCGGTGCGGGTGCGCCACTGGCCCGCCTCGGGCTGGCAGGTGGATGCGCGCTTTCCGGAGCTGCTGCCCCTGCGGCGCCCGCTTTCCCGGGCCACGGATCTGGGCGACAGCATCATGATGGCCATCGTCCTGGCCCCCCTGGCGGAGCAGCCGTTGAGCTTTGTGGACCTCGGCCGCCTGCGGGTACAGGAATGTGAGCGGGTGACGGCCTTGCGCACCGAGCTGGCCCGGTGTGGCGCGCTGGTGCGCGAGAAAGGGGACACCCTGGAATTTGTGCCCGGCCCGCTGCGGGGGGCGGAAATTGAAACCTACGGGGATCATCGCATGGCCATGTGCTTTGCCGTGCTGGGGTTGAAGGTGCCGGGCATCCGCCTGCGGCAGCCCACCTGCGTCAAGAAATCTTTTCCCAACTTTTTTCAGAAACTGGCCCTGCCGCCGCCCGAAGGCTTGGGCGCGGTAGTGCGCGATGCCCGCAGCGGCCGGGTCTTGCCTCCTGCGGAATTGACGGCAGAATAGCCCGGCGCACCCCGCCGGGGATGCGGCGAAGGAAGCAGCAAGCTTGAAAACACCAATTGTCATTGCCATAGACGGCACCAGCGCCAGCGGCAAGAGCACCAATGCCCGGCTGGTGGCGCGGAAACTGGGGTTTGTCTATGTGGACACCGGGGCGATGTACCGGACGCTGGCCTGGTATTGCCTGCAACAGGGCGTCAATGTGCAGGATGCCAGGGCGGTGGCCGAGGCCTGCCGCCGCTGGAAAACGAAATTGGAATGTGTGGAGCACGACGGGCTGCGCAGCGTGCGCCTCCTGGTGGACGGATATTACCCCGAGCGCGAAATCCGCACCGCCGAGACCAGCGCCGCCGTGCCCCATGTGGCGGCCGTGCCCAAGGTGCGCGAATGGATGAAGAAAACCCAGCGGGACTGCGCCCGTTTCGGGCCGCTGGTGATGGAAGGACGGGACATTGGCTCGAATGTGTTTCCCGAGACCGAGTACAAATTCTATCTGGATGCCTCGCTGGCCGAGCGCACGCGCCGCCGCGCGGCGGAGGGCGTGCAGGAAAACCTGGCCGCGCGCGATCAGCGCGACAGCCAGCGGGCGGCCGCACCCTTGATGGTCCCCCTGGGCGCGGTGGTGATTGATAACTCCGGCGAAACGCCGGAGCAGACCTCGGCCCGCATCATCGCCGAATTCGAGCGCCGCCGCGCCGCGTCCTAGACCAGCCATGCCCGAGCAACCCGCGCCCATGAAACCGTGGTACTGGCTGGGCTGGAGCCTG
Proteins encoded in this region:
- a CDS encoding superoxide dismutase, with the protein product MMKNSFVSRRKALKQTLQISAVTLAATQAPSLLAQAAPGGPYPLPPLPYPADALEPYIDAQTMTIHHSRHHQAYVNNANKALADYPQLAAKPVDELIKDLAAVPEAIRRTVQNNAGGHSNHSLFWLSLKKDGGQPKGELAKALDARFGSFDKFKEALTTAAMTLFGSGWAWLSLDGKELRIEQTPNQDSPLMQGRYPLLGIDVWEHAYYLKYQNRRADYVSAFFNVINWDFVAERYLKALRG
- a CDS encoding glycoside hydrolase; this translates as MKILAVLPILGGLLFSAQSAPIITNAGFEASLGGWRTWSREPGALKAALDPASPHAGQAALRLEHTGEQDWCLEPQVRLQVQPGEVYEYTAWLKLPEEGNASLCVSTWDAQGQVVDWSFANAPARRGSAWQLVRSRLVVPPGVTQLQPRLIGYGPARLWVDDFVLEYRTNVLAMRPANLPASFQIQNRRLTVQLNTADATFHVEDRRTGQIWRQSPATPDLLVKQVVRRGQTLEVELFNVALALDLTATLRLEGEAPELSLSLSATGALTSALRYPHPFLSEAGQYLVVPMNEGISYPVEDASIELFRLIAYGGHGICMAFWGVTDGARGHMAIIETPDDAAIKLQRAQQKLVIAPEWDPQKRQFGYPRKLRYVFFDQGGHVAIAKRYRAYAQKIGLFKTLAEKRRENPHVDLLIGAVNVWCWERDAVSLVQEMQAAGIERILWSNRQTPENLRALNALPGVLTSRYDIYQDVMNPEYFPRLRGVHSDWVTPAWPKDIIVGANGEYIRGWGVEAKDGSMIYCGVICDRQALAYARERIPPELATHPYRCRFIDTTTAAPWHECYSPAHPMTRTESRQFKMELLRYVSEECKLVTGCETGHDASVPFLHYFEGMLSLGPYRVPDAGRRMSQIWTNVPERVAKFQVGHQYRLPLWELVYHDCVVAQWYWGDYNNKLPALWDKRDLFNLLYGTPPMFMFNRKLWEENKARFVQSYQTICPTVRRVGYLEMTDHRFLTPERTVQQTRFADGTTVTVNFGENPFRLPNGQIVKALGYVVGK
- a CDS encoding prephenate dehydrogenase — translated: MGYVVRVMWKQITLVGVGLLNGSIGLAARRLGLAQRLVGLVRREASVAECCRLGVVDEATLDDATAVRGADLIILGTPVLQMRELARRVAPHVRRGAIITDVGSVKGRLVSDLEEVFRARRAHFIGSHPMAGGEQMGPAAARADLFQGAKCVITPTARSSRSALARVRKFWEALGCQVLTMPPDTHDQLVARASHLPHVTAAALARLVLAPEAPPQQAALCATGFRDTTRVASGSPEMWRDIALENHAALGRAVEELMRELRRFHRLMQRQDAQGLQRFFMQAKQRRDQWLAAISVSPSPE
- a CDS encoding 3-phosphoshikimate 1-carboxyvinyltransferase; its protein translation is MPLPDLVEITPLAALPRAEITVPGSKSLTNRALVLAALGEGRTQLTGALWSEDTQVMVEALRRLGWAVAVEPDPNEPGNRRLTIEGQSGHVPKGGTHDQPLELFVGNAGTAARFLAALVCLGSGWYRLAGVPRMHERPQAELFAALRQLGYRIESPNDRLPALIQGGGPRAGRCAVSIQESSQFASALLLCAGRGGWQVTVAGANADEAPYVEMTRALCRVFPRQGGEFVIEPDASSGSYFYAVNALWGAGGPDWPVRVRHWPASGWQVDARFPELLPLRRPLSRATDLGDSIMMAIVLAPLAEQPLSFVDLGRLRVQECERVTALRTELARCGALVREKGDTLEFVPGPLRGAEIETYGDHRMAMCFAVLGLKVPGIRLRQPTCVKKSFPNFFQKLALPPPEGLGAVVRDARSGRVLPPAELTAE
- the cmk gene encoding (d)CMP kinase; the encoded protein is MKTPIVIAIDGTSASGKSTNARLVARKLGFVYVDTGAMYRTLAWYCLQQGVNVQDARAVAEACRRWKTKLECVEHDGLRSVRLLVDGYYPEREIRTAETSAAVPHVAAVPKVREWMKKTQRDCARFGPLVMEGRDIGSNVFPETEYKFYLDASLAERTRRRAAEGVQENLAARDQRDSQRAAAPLMVPLGAVVIDNSGETPEQTSARIIAEFERRRAAS